GCTTTGACAACTGCAGAGACCCTATTGACAGCGACGGGGCCATCATAAGAAGTGGAAGTTGCTCACTTGATAAATTCGAGCTGGTACAAAGcgagcttgaagatcttgaGGATGTTCCATTTCCTGCTAGAAGATGGAGGCTTACTATGAACGGAAATACCGAGTTCTTGAGCAAGGGCGAAGAAATGCACTGGGATTTCCAATACGGGTTCGAAGCAGGGTCCGACGCGGACATTAAAGCAAGACAGGCTTTGGCGGAGAAAGAGGCGCTTCAAGCCAAAGCCTCCGACGCGGGCGTGCCTTTGGAAAAAGACGCACGAGCGTCTAATGTTGACACGGAGGCATTCGAACATGTCTATTTCAGCGTTGACGTTCCTGGAGATAATTTTAAGAAGAGGGGTGAGATTGAACCTAACGCAACAATGCAGTACTCTGGTCTGGAAACCGAAGCTCCTCTGGTCAGAGTGGGTGAGAAGCTTTATGAAGGCAAGTGGAAGAAACTTGTTGGCACAGAGTTAGCTTTGCCCGATGCTGCCGTAATGAAAACGAGAACCAGCGAAGATGGCGATGATGCAGTGAGCGAATCAGAAACCTTCGATAGTACTAGCACAGACAAAAACCAAACACCTGAGGATGCAGGAGATCCAAATGGAGAGAGGATATATCGCATAACAGACCGTTTGGTGCTGGAAAATGTGCGTCCTATGTAAGGATAAAAGGATACGATTGAGTTTAGATAGAGCAACGAAATTTATAGAGCCAAGGTGGAAGCTTCAGTGGTAAATCATATCAGCTAACGTATGCAACGGCATAATAGAAGCTCCTGTCCGTGCTGTTTGATTGTCTCTTTTGGGGGGCGATTGACTCGAATCAGCCAGGCGACAAGAGCAGCGGGCGATTCTGGAGCCTGAGCTTTAAACGTTTTTGACAAACATGAATTTCGAAACGCTTCAAGGATCCTCCTGCCTGATTTTATAAAATGACTTTATCTATGACCTTTTTATCAAGATTCCGAAGTCTGCGAAAAATCCCTTTACGTTGCTCCTTACACCAACGCTGTTCAATGATGTCAAGGGTCATCAAAGAGATAAgcgaaaagtttgaaataGTGCTCGCCTCTTCGTCTCCAAGGCGCTATGAAATTGTCACCCAGGTTATGGGGTTTGCGGACGTCAAATTGATGAAACCATCCTTCGCGGAAGATCACGACAAATCGTTATATGCAGGAAATCCTACTGGATACGTCCACGACACGAGTAAGAGCAAAGCATTAGGTATTATCGAAGATCTGAAGCACACAGAAGAAACACACGCCAGCAAACCCAAGCTGGTCATCTGCGCAGATACTGTAGTAATCGATAGCGACGAAAACATACATGAAAAGCCACAACGGCCAGAGCTGCAGCTTGGGAACTTGCTTAGGTTCCGCGAGAGCGATGGTCCTGTCAAAGTAATTACTAGCGTAACGCTCATCAAGTGGGAGAGCCCACAAGATTTCACCTTCACCCAGTTTGAAGAGGTGAGTGAGGTTCACTTTGACTCCGATTTTCCGCTGCCAATTCTTTACGACTACGTCGACTCTGGTGATGCTCTTGATGTTGCGGGGGGCTTCAAAGTGCAAAGCTTCGGCGGCGCCATGATTAAGAAGATCAATGgagacttcttcaatgttGTGGGGCTGCCTTTGAACAAGaccttcaaagaactctACAAGGCTGCATTCCCCCTAGAGTAAGGAGAACCGCTAGGAGGTCTGGATAGCAGCGCACGATCCTCGATATAGAGGCAAAGCTGCGCTATCTGCAACGCTCCGGAGTCTTGTGCTCTCGTCGTTGATATAGTTTCTTGATCATGTCGCGATGACATTCACGTGATCTATATCCCACAGGCCTCAGCGCTGTATTATtagtgaaaaattttaagctcatcgcacTCCATCTCAGGCCGCAGGAACCACACAATAGCTAGACTTGGTGTGCATAGAATGGCTAAATCAACTACCAAGCAAGCAACACCCATCCTTGAAGCGGAGCCAGTCCGCGAGGAGCAACTTGAGCTCGGCAACTCGTCCTCCAACGAAAGTGAGATCGAGGGTCTTTCCGAGGACGATGAGGCGGGGTCTGGCGAAGAGCAGGGCTCCTCTGGGTCCCGCGCGTCCAGCGGCGTCCACACcgtcaagaagctggatgCCAAGAAACGTGAGTCACAGCAAGAGGGTGGCAAGGGGTCCAAGAAGGGCCGCAGCAAGGCCGAGGAACTGTCAGGCATCATCTACGTGAGCAGGCTGCCTAAGGGTTTCCACGAGCGTGAGCTGGCCAAGTACTTCTCGCAGTTCGGGGATCTGCGAGAGGTGCGTCTGGCGCGTAACAAGAAGACCGGCAACAGCAGACACTACGGGTTCGTGGAGTTTGTGAATAAGGAGGATGCACTCGTGGCCCAAGAGACTATGCACAACTATCTGCTGATGAACCATCTGCTGCAGGTGGTGGCGCTGCCTAAGGGGAAAAAGATCGAGAAGCTGTTCCACTACAAAAAGAGGGCGTTCTCTGAGACCTCCGTGACCAAGTCCAGCgaggagctcaagcaaCGCGCCATCGACAAGCACGCCCAACGTGCTGCTAGACTGCAGGACAAGGGCATCGAATTCAAGTGGTGAT
This is a stretch of genomic DNA from Lachancea thermotolerans CBS 6340 chromosome D complete sequence. It encodes these proteins:
- a CDS encoding uncharacterized protein (similar to uniprot|Q6B220 Saccharomyces cerevisiae YOR110W), which gives rise to MAIKTIYIARELLKLTHYFQHGYRSNWLPKGPYPPPPTGVNSDVPLAEHGVKQAKELAHYIMSIENQPEMIFSSPFYRCLQTSEPIADLLDLPINMERGIGEWYKPDRDVIPEPASFEVLNNFFPGKLNPDWESTVIPSGKGETEQDIFNRCKEFWPKFAAKLEAAFPNVETILLVSHAATKIALGMNLLGFDNCRDPIDSDGAIIRSGSCSLDKFELVQSELEDLEDVPFPARRWRLTMNGNTEFLSKGEEMHWDFQYGFEAGSDADIKARQALAEKEALQAKASDAGVPLEKDARASNVDTEAFEHVYFSVDVPGDNFKKRGEIEPNATMQYSGLETEAPLVRVGEKLYEGKWKKLVGTELALPDAAVMKTRTSEDGDDAVSESETFDSTSTDKNQTPEDAGDPNGERIYRITDRLVLENVRPM
- the NOP15 gene encoding rRNA-binding ribosome biosynthesis protein NOP15 (similar to uniprot|P53927 Saccharomyces cerevisiae YNL110C NOP15 Constituent of 66S pre-ribosomal particles involved in 60S ribosomal subunit biogenesis localizes to both nucleolus and cytoplasm) codes for the protein MAKSTTKQATPILEAEPVREEQLELGNSSSNESEIEGLSEDDEAGSGEEQGSSGSRASSGVHTVKKLDAKKRESQQEGGKGSKKGRSKAEELSGIIYVSRLPKGFHERELAKYFSQFGDLREVRLARNKKTGNSRHYGFVEFVNKEDALVAQETMHNYLLMNHLLQVVALPKGKKIEKLFHYKKRAFSETSVTKSSEELKQRAIDKHAQRAARLQDKGIEFKW
- a CDS encoding nucleotide diphosphatase (similar to uniprot|Q99210 Saccharomyces cerevisiae YOR111W Hypothetical ORF), with translation MTLSMTFLSRFRSLRKIPLRCSLHQRCSMMSRVIKEISEKFEIVLASSSPRRYEIVTQVMGFADVKLMKPSFAEDHDKSLYAGNPTGYVHDTSKSKALGIIEDLKHTEETHASKPKLVICADTVVIDSDENIHEKPQRPELQLGNLLRFRESDGPVKVITSVTLIKWESPQDFTFTQFEEVSEVHFDSDFPLPILYDYVDSGDALDVAGGFKVQSFGGAMIKKINGDFFNVVGLPLNKTFKELYKAAFPLE